The Pyrenophora tritici-repentis strain M4 chromosome 3, whole genome shotgun sequence genome has a window encoding:
- a CDS encoding UbiH, 2-polyprenyl-6-methoxyphenol hydroxylase and related FAD-dependent oxidoreductase, with product MSDLGPYPNRPDTEEWMFACCILPDDPKKFDNDAMIRRLKKSINIPDLQVEVISLSHWYVNAISAERYRSRNGRTFLVGDAAHRIPPWGALRLNTGIQDANNLVWKLALMLQDKLGKGNFLDTYDEERRPIREKVAQSSLANMQSHNMIMDKALGIGKNTSVAENKSAIQALVDESHPCHSQVHADVQRAQFVLDSEFKALGAEIGWFYPTADIHNEGRNNFHDGQLDSNGKLNTTEYHPSTIPGHHFPHMRLRKGYHVVVSSRDLLC from the coding sequence ATGTCTGACCTCGGTCCATATCCTAACAGACCAGACACAGAAGAGTGGATGTTCGCTTGCTGCATTCTCCCGGACGACCCCAAGAAATTCGACAATGACGCAATGATCAGGCGATTGAAGAAGAGCATCAACATACCTGACTTGCAAGTTGAAGTAATTAGCTTGAGCCACTGGTATGTGAACGCTATTTCAGCCGAGCGTTATCGTAGCAGAAACGGCCGCACTTTCCTTGTTGGTGATGCCGCACATCGTATACCGCCTTGGGGTGCTCTCAGACTCAACACCGGTATCCAAGATGCCAACAACCTTGTTTGGAAACTAGCCTTGATGCTTCAGGACAAGCTTGGGAAAGGCAACTTTCTCGATACCTACGATGAAGAACGTCGCCCAATTAGAGAAAAAGTAGCGCAATCGAGCCTGGCCAATATGCAGAGTCACAATATGATCATGGACAAGGCTTTGGGGATCGGCAAAAACACTTCAGTCGCAGAGAATAAAAGTGCGATTCAAGCACTGGTGGACGAAAGTCATCCATGTCATTCTCAAGTGCATGCAGATGTGCAGAGAGCACAATTCGTCCTCGATAGCGAGTTCAAGGCACTAGGGGCAGAGATTGGCTGGTTTTACCCAACTGCTGATATCCACAATGAGGGTCGGAATAACTTCCACGATGGTCAATTAGACAGTAATGGAAAGCTGAACACTACGGAATACCACCCTTCAACAATACCTGGGCACCACTTTCCCCACATGCGGCTTAGGAAAGGATATCATGTTGTTGTCTCATCCCGTGATCTTCTGTGCTAG